A window from Agrobacterium tumefaciens encodes these proteins:
- the odc2 gene encoding ornithine/lysine decarboxylase — protein MTTARILDFIKTRRPEGPCLVVDLDVVRDNFNAFRHSLPNSAIYYAVKANPAPEILKLLASLGSNFDCASVAEIQMALDAGATSDRISFGNTIKKERDVARAHALGIDLFAVDSHEEVEKVARAAPGARVFCRVLTDGEGAEWPLSRKFGCVPQMAVDVLVYAHQMGLESYGVSFHVGSQMMNLDAWDAALADAKRVFASLAKQGIHLQMVNMGGGFPTKYLRDVPAAEEYGQAIDTALRKHFGNQIPKTIIEPGRGMVGNAGVIKAEVVLVSKKSDNDNHRWVFLDIGKFGGLAETMDEAIRYPIRTERDQDEMQPCVLAGPTCDSADVLYEKNMYPLPVSLTIGDEVLIEGTGAYTTTYSAVAFNGFEPLKAYVI, from the coding sequence ATGACGACTGCACGCATTCTCGACTTCATCAAGACCCGACGTCCCGAAGGCCCTTGCCTTGTGGTTGATCTCGACGTCGTGCGCGACAATTTCAACGCGTTCCGGCATTCCCTGCCGAACAGCGCGATCTATTATGCCGTCAAGGCAAACCCGGCTCCCGAAATCCTGAAGCTGCTCGCTTCGCTCGGCTCCAACTTCGATTGCGCCTCCGTGGCTGAAATCCAGATGGCGCTCGACGCCGGTGCGACCTCCGACCGGATTTCCTTCGGCAACACCATCAAGAAGGAACGCGATGTCGCCCGCGCTCACGCGCTCGGCATCGATCTCTTCGCTGTTGATAGCCATGAGGAAGTCGAGAAGGTTGCCCGTGCTGCCCCCGGCGCGCGCGTATTCTGCCGCGTGCTGACGGATGGCGAAGGCGCCGAATGGCCGCTGTCGCGCAAGTTCGGTTGCGTGCCGCAGATGGCCGTCGATGTTCTGGTCTATGCGCATCAGATGGGTCTCGAATCCTACGGCGTGTCGTTCCATGTCGGCTCGCAGATGATGAACCTCGACGCATGGGATGCGGCGCTCGCCGATGCCAAGCGGGTCTTCGCTTCGCTTGCCAAGCAGGGCATCCACCTGCAGATGGTCAATATGGGCGGTGGTTTCCCGACCAAGTATCTGCGCGACGTTCCGGCTGCCGAAGAATACGGCCAAGCGATCGACACGGCGCTGCGCAAGCACTTCGGCAACCAGATCCCGAAGACGATCATCGAGCCGGGTCGCGGCATGGTCGGCAATGCCGGCGTCATCAAGGCGGAAGTCGTTCTTGTGTCGAAGAAGTCCGACAACGACAACCACCGCTGGGTGTTCCTCGACATCGGCAAGTTCGGCGGTCTCGCCGAAACGATGGACGAGGCAATCCGTTACCCGATCCGCACCGAGCGCGATCAGGACGAGATGCAGCCCTGCGTTCTGGCCGGCCCGACCTGCGACAGCGCTGACGTGCTGTATGAAAAGAACATGTACCCGCTGCCGGTCTCGCTGACCATTGGCGATGAAGTTCTGATCGAAGGCACGGGCGCTTACACGACCACCTATTCGGCGGTCGCGTTCAATGGCTTCGAGCCGCTGAAGGCCTACGTTATCTAA
- a CDS encoding GNAT family N-acetyltransferase: MAALLNSVRAFFTPQTFHVDQENPGDVVARENLLDRAMGAGRRRKSSEKLRAGRVPAEGLALVARDEDGHVIATVRLWNVEAGISREGRPVEALLLGPLAVDAAHEGKGIGSALMRAAISEATKRGHGAILLVGDAPYYERFGFFADKAQHLIMPGPFERNRFLALELKAGWLEGAAGLLVANGRRLSA, encoded by the coding sequence ATGGCCGCTCTTTTGAATTCGGTACGGGCATTTTTCACACCGCAGACATTTCATGTCGATCAGGAAAATCCGGGCGATGTCGTTGCCCGTGAGAACCTCTTGGACCGCGCCATGGGCGCCGGCCGTCGTCGCAAGTCTTCCGAAAAGCTGCGCGCCGGCCGCGTTCCGGCCGAAGGCCTGGCGCTGGTCGCCCGTGATGAGGACGGTCATGTCATCGCCACCGTGCGCCTGTGGAATGTCGAAGCCGGCATTTCACGCGAAGGCCGTCCCGTCGAGGCGCTGCTGCTTGGCCCGCTGGCCGTCGATGCCGCCCATGAGGGCAAGGGCATCGGCTCCGCGCTGATGCGTGCGGCGATCTCCGAGGCCACCAAGCGCGGCCATGGCGCCATCCTTCTGGTCGGCGACGCGCCCTATTACGAGCGTTTCGGCTTCTTCGCCGACAAGGCGCAGCACCTCATCATGCCCGGCCCGTTCGAGCGCAACCGTTTCCTGGCGCTGGAGCTGAAAGCCGGCTGGCTGGAAGGTGCCGCTGGTCTTCTGGTCGCAAACGGCCGCCGTCTCTCGGCCTGA